Proteins encoded by one window of Xenopus tropicalis strain Nigerian chromosome 6, UCB_Xtro_10.0, whole genome shotgun sequence:
- the vxn gene encoding vexin, giving the protein MIKLHRQSYKNLQNVSTASPARVCKSSKGKASAAQKTHVSRGALSCDAHPHLAQELVAQQVELLQVLHRNDEMWRLAVQDTTKHIQSTEKKTSRFSRRKQSVQPKTKSLSTLPAYSTDKQNAPTVPASPINYETQGCREQRPQIPKDEATLPLTAQTVPKKTPSLLEKIGLKLKRTVEYIGASNCAFEDD; this is encoded by the exons ATGATCAAGCTACACAGGCAGAGCTATAAGAACCTACAGAATGTCAGCACTGCTTCTCCTGCCAGGG tATGCAAATCATCCAAAGGAAAGGCTTCAGCTGCTCAGAAGACCCACGTGAGTAGG GGGGCACTGTCTTGTGATGCACACCCCCACCTGGCTCAGGAACTTGTGGCACAGCAAGTGGAACTCCTGCAGGTTCTTCACAGAAATGATGAGATGTGGAGACTTGCAGTACAGGACACTACTAAGCACA TTCAAAGCACTGAAAAAAAGACTTCGCGGTTTAGTCGACGCAAACAATCTGTACAGCCCAAAACA AAAAGCCTTAGCACGCTGCCAGCCTACAGCACAGACAAACAGAATGCCCCCACTGTGCCAGCTTCGCCCATCAACTATGAGACACAGGG GTGCAGAGAGCAGCGACCACAGATTCCCAAGGATGAAGCCACTTTGCCCCTTACTGCCCAGACAGTCCCAAAAAAAACACCAAGTCTACTGGAGAAAATTGGGCTGAAACTAAAGAGGACTGTGGAATATATCGGTGCTTCTAACTGTGCCTTTGAAGACGACTAA
- the adhfe1 gene encoding hydroxyacid-oxoacid transhydrogenase, mitochondrial isoform X1 — MAARRDQVIHLLRQLQRASCKCPAHSHTYSQAPVTGRKTEYAFEMAVSNIRYGENVTQEIGMDLQNLGARNVCVMTDRNLVELSPVKAVLNSLVKNNVSFKLYDRVRVEPTDKSFMDAIEFAKKGQFDAYVGVGGGSVIDTCKAANLYSSSPGADFLDYVNPPIGKGKAVTVPLKPLIAVPTTSGTGSETTGIAIFDYEELKAKTGIASRAIKPTLGLIDPVHTLSMPERVVANSGFDVLCHSLESYTALPYNMRSPCPTNPINRPAYQGSNPISDVWAKHALRIVAKYLKRAVRNPDDREARFAMHLASSFAGVGFGNAGVHLCHGMSYPIAGHVKTYRAKDYEVDHPLVPHGLSVVLTSPAVFSFTALMCPERHLEAAEILGADIRTAKIKEAGLILADTLRKFLYDLNVDDGLAAVGYTTEDIPALVKGTLPQERVTKLSPRAHSEEELAGLFEASMKLY; from the exons ATGCAAGTGTCCGGCTCATTCTCACACTTATTCTCAAG CTCCAGTTACTGGGAGAAAAACAGAGTATGCATTTGag ATGGCAGTTTCAAACATTAGATATGGAGAAAATGTTACCCAGGAAATTGGCATG GACTTGCAGAATCTGGGAGCCAGGAATGTGTGTGTGATGACTGATAGGAACCTTGTGGAGCTCTCCCCTGTGAAGGCTGTATTAAATTCACTAGTAAAGAATAACGTCAGCTTCAAATTGTATGACAGGGTCCGAGTGGAGCCAACCGATAAAAG CTTTATGGATGCTATTGAGTTTGCTAAGAAAGGGCAGTTTGATGCTTATGTTGGTGTTGGAGGAGGTTCTGTAATTGACACATGCAAAGCTGCCAACTTGTACTCTTCTAGCCCTGGGGCTGATTTCCTGGATTATGTCAACCCTCCAATAGGAAAAGGCAAAGCAGTGACCGTGCCACTTAAACCACTCATTGCGG TCCCAACCACATCTGGAACTGGAAGTGAGACAACAGGAATCGCTATATTCGACTATGAAGAACTAAAAGCTAAAACAG GTATTGCATCTAGAGCTATTAAGCCCACTCTAGGTTTGATTGACCCAGTGCACACACTTTCTATGCCTGAAAGAGTAGTTGCAAACAGCGGTTTTGATGTATTGTG CCATTCCCTGGAGTCCTACACTGCCCTTCCATATAACATGCGCAGCCCCTGTCCTACCAACCCAATTAACCGCCCAGCTTATCAGGGGAGCAACCCTATTAGCGATGTGTGGGCTAAACACGCCTTGAGGATCGTGGCCAAGTATTTAAAGAG AGCTGTAAGAAATCCTGATGACCGCGAAGCTCGGTTCGCCATGCACTTGGCAAGTTCATTTGCAGGAGTAGGCTTTGGAAATGCAGGGGTACACCTTTG CCACGGAATGTCGTACCCTATTGCAGGGCACGTGAAGACCTACAGAGCAAAAGATTACGAAGTGGATCATCCATTAGTG CCCCATGGCCTTTCTGTTGTTCTCACATCTCCTGCAGTATTTTCATTCACAGCATTAATGTGTCCTGAGCGACATCTGGAGGCAGCAGAAATACTGG GAGCTGACATCCGGACTGCCAAAATCAAAGAGGCCGGGCTTATCTTGGCAGACACCTTACGGAAATTTCTGTACGACCTGAATGTTGATGATGGTTTGGCAGCTGTAGGATATACTACTGAGGATATACCAGCCCTGGTGAAAGGAACTTTGCCCCAG GAGCGAGTAACAAAGCTGTCTCCTCGAGCGCATTCAGAAGAGGAACTTGCCGGGTTATTTGAGGCCTCGATGAAACTCTATTGA